A genomic segment from Nicotiana sylvestris chromosome 1, ASM39365v2, whole genome shotgun sequence encodes:
- the LOC138880364 gene encoding uncharacterized protein yields the protein MDKDMDATLWVHQNMIKLGKMFGVDFQGHEEEALELLMQIDSCRQVRKVETELEVKKQRFKGSLELKGVYAPNCRIERKIVWREIGAVKGLMEGPWAVCGDFNVTRYPSEKRECLRRSKAMVEFSDFIEDMELIDLRLEGGYYTWFKGDNHTAASRIDRFLISEEWDESFRNIKQTIQQRLISDHSPVALYCGAWEQAKSYFKFENWWLNVEGFDDRIRDWWTSFEFSGRPDYILACKLKALKGKLKEWSRVYEGNLGLQKSKLLSQLAGFETTQQLRALTEEESVRKAATLMEIEEQLKNEEIVWRQKSRALWLKEGDRNTKFFHRTANAHKRNNNIDQLMI from the exons ATGGATAAAGACATGGATGCAACACTATGGGTCCATCAAAATATGATCAAATTGGGGAAAATGTTTGGAGTAGATTTTCAAGGCCATGAAGAAGAAGCATTGGAGTTGTTAATGCAAATTGACAGTTGTAGACAGGTTAGAAAGGTGGAGACAGAGTTGGAGGTGAAGAAACAAAGATTCAAAGGATCACTGGAATTAAAAG GAGTGTATGCTCCAAATTGTAGAATAGAAAGGAAAATAGTATGGAGAGAAATTGGTGCAGTGAAGGGATTGATGGAAGGTCCCTGGGCGGTTTGTGGCGATTTTAACGTTACAAGGTACCCTTCTGAAAAACGGGAATGTTTAAGGAGGTCCAAAGCGATGGTGGAATTCTCGGATTTTATAGAAGATATGGAGTTGATAGATCTACGACTTGAAGGAGGCTACTATACTTGGTTCAAAGGGGACAATCATACAGCCGCTTCAAGAATCGATAGATTTCTCATTTCAGAAGAATGGGATGAAAGCTTCAGAAACATCAAGCAAACTATCCAACAAAGGTTGATTTCGGACCATTCACCTGTGGCTCTATACTGTGGTGCGTGGGAACAAGCTAAATCATACTTTAAGTTTGAAAATTGGTGGCTGAATGTGGAAGGTTTTGATGACAGAATTAGAGACTGGTGGACATCTTTTGAATTCTCAGGAAGACCAGATTACATTTTAGCTTGCAAGTTAAAAGCTCTCAAGGGCAAGCTAAAAGAATGGAGCAGAGTTTATGAAGGTAATTTGGGACTGCAAAAATCAAAATTGCTAAGTCAACTAGCAGGTTTTGAGACAACACAACAACTAAGAGCGCTGACAGAGGAGGAATCAGTGAGGAAAGCAGCTACTCTAATGGAGATTGAGGAACAACTCAAGAATGAAGAAATTGTATGGAGACAAAAATCAAGAGCTCTGTGGCTCAAAGAAGGGGACAGGAATACAAAATTTTTCCATCGTACTGCAAATGCACACAAGAGAAACAACAACATTGATCAACTAATGATTTGA